The Anoxybacillus amylolyticus DNA segment CGGGTTCATGTCTTCTTTTTTGTCTCAATGTAAATTTATGTTATCGATTTTGCTCATCTACAGTAAATTTACGAGTACCAGAGGTATCAATAGAAAGATCGACTTTAACGGTTTTCAACGTCTCTTTTCTCAGAGGAATACTTCCATTAACGGATACTTTCTTCCACTCTTTTGGTCTTTCTTGATATAATGTCTCGGAAAGATTAAATATATCGATGTGGTGTGTCAACCCCCTCATATATAAATCCCTCACTTCTTGTTCCACTGTTTTTTTCGCTAGAGCAAGGAGTTGCTTCTCTGTTAACGGTTTCCTCAGTTCGATCAGGCTTCCTTTTGCTTTTATTTCTATCGTAAATTGAGGAAACGATGTGTTTTGTTTATAAGAAATTGTTGAAGTTGGACCAAGTACAACGATAGAAGCAACAACATTTCCCCCTTTTTTTACATAAATAGGAGTACGGGAAATATCTTTTTCAACCCAACGCATTCCTTTTAAATCGGAACGATTGATGCATGTTTGCAATTTATAGTGTTTTAAAAAGCAAATACCAGACACGGCTAACATCGGTTTTATTTTGTGGTTCTCCTCCCAATGTGTTTTTGAAATGGTAAGATAGGGAATTCGTACGGTTTTCCCGGGTTCATTTATATCCGCAACAAAACGATTTAGACGGATCGGGCGGATAAAGGAACTTTGCTCGAAAATTTCTATCGGATTAGCTAACAACGAAAAATAGACGGATGCTTGTAGTAATGGAACAGTAGAAAAAAGCTTATCCAACCGTTCTTTTGTTGCATACACCCAAAGTGTATGACGAATCTCATTATATCGGTCAAGTACATCAAACACATCTTCAAGGGGAGCCCGTTTTAATGCACGATCTGTAAAAACTATTGCTTTCACATGTCCCCATGACACCATTTGTTGAATGGAGGGATAAATGTTATCCGTGACAATGTTAAATGTTTTTCCTGTTGCCTTTCCAACAGTGGTATTGATTTTTTGTTGCCCGCCTCCTGCTTCCGCTTTAGCTAAGCCTGTAAAGCTAATGAGCTGAACATATACAATAAATTTATTATTTTTATAATCAATTCCAACTGAGTGAATATAGACAACATGGTCAATATTTTTTGTCCCCCAACATCCAGTCAATAGGAAAACAGAAAGAAGAAGGGGGACGATCCGTTTGAGCATTAGTTATCCTCCTTTTTTGGCGTGGTATCTTTCGGATGTAATAAACCTGCTCTTTTATTGAATTTTTTCCATGTATTAGGAATAATTACTTTTACTATATCCATGCTTGGTGGAGAGAGAGGTGCTAAATAGGGAACCCCAAATGTTGTTAAATTAGCCACATACGTTAATAAAAAAAACAGCGAAACGATAAATCCAAATAACCCAAAAACAGAAGAAAACACGAGCACAATAAACCGCAACAGTGTAACTGCCCCCGCTAAATTTTGATTAACTAACGTAAAGGTAGCAATTATAGAAATAGCTGTAACAACAAGGGTAGGAGGAGCAGCCAATCCCGCATCAATAGCGGCCTGACCAATAATAAGTCCACCTACAACCGATAATGTTTGCCCAACCGCAATTGGCAGTCGCATTCCCGCTTCTTTAAAAACTTCAAATAACCCAAGCATTAAAAACATTTCTAATGTGACAGGGAGCGGGACTCCCTGTCTTGAAAGTACAAGGGTTGCCAACAATGTAAAAGGAAGCTCATATGGATGAAAGGAGGTTAGGCAAACCCAGAAACCAGGTAAATAAATCGATACGGAAATCCCAAACAATCGCAATATTCTCTGAAATGCCACGAAAAAAAAGGCTGTATTATTATCTTCTGATGTATTTAATAAAAAGGTTAGATTTCCCGGACCTATCATAACCGTCGGGGTTCCATCTACCATAAGAACAAACCGACCATTTAATAAGCAATTGACAGCATAGTCTGCTCTTCCAGTATATCCGAACAAAGGAAATAAAGAGAAACGTTTGTCGCCGATTAGCTCTTCTAATTGGTTAGTGCTAGTAATCGCATCCATATTTAAATTTAAAATTCGTTTCCTTACCTCATCAATGATTTGTGTGTTTGCAATGTCTTTTACATATAATAAACCTACTTTTGTTTGGCTTCTTGTCCCGACAACAAACAATTCATACGCTAGTTGGTGTGATTTCATCCGTTTACGAATGAGAGCGACATTTTTTGAAATTTCCTCAATAAATCCATCTTTTGGACCGCGAATCGATACTTCTGTGTTCGGTTCTTCTGGAGTACGATTTGGTGGATTGGCTAGTGTTAACGAATATAAAACATCTGCTTCTTGAAAATAAATAAGCAAATCTCCATTAAACAAAAGATAATTGAGGTCATCAACCCGAACTTCCTTTCCCATTAGCTGCATCGGCATAAATTTGTTCGCCTCAATTTCTTCAACGGTTTGACAAGGATAGTTTCGGCACATATTATGAAACATTGGAAACACGACTTCTTTCAATTGTCTTGAATCACATAGTTCCTCACAATAAATAAACACCATCGTCATTGGGATATGGTTTCCCGTTTGAATAGTAGAAGTAAGAATAGCAACATCTTTGCAATACGAGTATAGTTGGCGTAGGGATTGTTCGGTGATTAAGATGGTGTGATTAGCGTTATGGTCATTAGTTTTTTGCTCATGTTTTGATGCTCGAACAGGAATTTGCATTACTATTCTCTCCTTGCTTTTATCGATGAAATGAGCGCTAATATAGCAAGTAAAAAAGACAGAAATAAGATGAGAAAAAGTGATAAAGGTAATACAGCTTTATTTAGCATATGTAGAAATGCATTGTCGCTAATAGGAACGAGCGAGGCCGCTAAAATAGCAAGGTATAGAACAATTAGCACCCAACGTCGTGACTGTTCATTGGTGATACCAAACAGTTCAGGAACTAAAGCGGTAGCAAGAGAAATCCGAACAAAAGCACCTGATAACCACTGATAAATAGAAAGAAAATCCATATGTTCAATGTATGTCCCTAAATTGATTAATCGCCATTGTTCAAATGCCGGGTAACGCAATTGCGCTGCTTTTATCGGTCCAAATTCAATAATCGCCCCGATTGTAGGGCCGATACTTAAACTCGCTGCTAAAAAAGCAAGTACTAACAACCCTAAAAATGGAAATTGGGGCTGCAACCGATGTTGCATAAATAAAATGATTAGAATTTCCGCATATCCAGCACCTGTATAAATCATTCCCTTCCAAACAGGATCCCAACCATTTTCTAAAATAGGCTTTAACAATGAATAATCTTTATGTGGAATAGTTGTAAACATCACAAAGACACCAAAAATAACAACAAAAGGCAATATAATGACCGATGTTTTAGCCACTGAAGGAATTCCCAAATAAGCGTTATAAAAGCAAAGAATCGACAATGTAAGAGAAATCGCCCAGTTTGGTGTAGCAGTTAAATAGGTAGTTGTTGTAAAGGTGACCGTATCTTTTAAAGTTACATAACTAATAGTGATTAGTAGTAGTGTTCCGAGAAACGCTACTAAATATGCAACAATAGTAGAAAATTCTGATTGTATCCATTGGAATAGAGGAATTTGTTTCGATTGCTTCATAATAAAGTGCAGAAGAGGAAGCCAGAAAAACATAATTCCTAATGTTAAAATCGCTGCAATCCATGCGTCTCGGTGTGCTGCTTCCAGTAAAAGAGGAATAACGATTACATGGTTCATTAAACCGATGGACAGCATTAATATGCAAGCAATTTGAACAATGTTTAATGGATGGGCTTTCACGATCTATCACCTTCTTTGTATTGGAATAGGATTTATTGTTTCCCAAAGGATGCAAATCCATTCTTTTTCAATAATAAGGATTGAGAAGTTAGAAAAATCTGATACAATAAACAAATAAGATTCATATAGGGGGGACGACAATTGTATATGGATTTGTTTGAAAACGACCAACCAGTTGCTTGCTTCTAAGGCGGAGCAAGCGCTCGCTCCGTCTGATAAAGAAAAAGAAAAAAGACGGAGGGAAACAAGATGAGACAAACTTTTTTCGGTTCCTTGTATTTATCGCTCGCTGCTGGCATCTGGGGCGGGATGTATGTCATTAGTAAATATGTGCTCGATTACATTCCACCATTCACACTTGTTTGGCTTCGGTATGCGGTTGCCTTTTTTGTATTATGGATGATATTACGCGTGCAGCGCGTTTCTGTTCCGAAAGAAAAGCAAGAGTGGAAGCTGATTATTTGGATTGGGATCATTGGTTACGTCCTTTCGATTTCTTTGCAATTCGTCGGTACGAAATGGTCGGATGCCCATACCGCTTCGCTCATTACATCGGCGACACCAGCATTCATTGTGCTCTTTGCCTGCTGGATGTTACACGAAGCGATTACGTGGCGAAAGTTGTTTGCGCTACTATTAGCAACAGCAGGGGTCGTTGTCGTCGTCGGATTAGGCGGCGGGGAGGCGACTTCGTTTGTAGGGAACGTATTATTAGTCGGTGCGGCGCTAACATGGGCGCTTTTATCGGTGCTCGTAAAAATCGCGTCTGCCCGACTGTCGGTATTAGTCATTACGACATATGCGATTTTCGTTGCGCTTGTTGGCACAACACCGATGATGGTGTGGGAGGTATGGAAGGAGGTACCGTTAACCTTTTCGTTGTCGATAGTCCTAGGGGTTCTTTACCTTGGTATTGTATCGACCGCATGGGCGTTTTTTCTTTGGAATAAAGGAATGGAAATGATGGATGCAGGGATTGGTTCGTTATTTTTCTTTTTCCAACCGCTCGTCGGCTCTTTGTTCGGCTGGTTGTTTTTACAAGAGCGATTGGATGTTCCGTTTTGGTTTGGCGGAGCGCTCATTATTACAGGAGTTGTCATTGCTGTCCTTGAGACAAAGCCATCGTAAGAGGAGGGAGAAAATGTCAAGTCGCGCCAAAGGATTAGCGATGGTAGTAACCGGTGCAACACTTTGGGGGCTGTCAGGGACAGCTGCGCAAATATTGTTTCAAGAAAAGCACGTCACGGCGGAATGGCTCGTAGCAGTAAGGATGGTATTGGCTGGTTTTGTGCTTGTCGTATTAAGCGCCTTCAAAGGGCTTGAGCCGTTGGCTATTTGGAAAGACCGAAAAAGCCGTTGGCAGCTTATTGTGTTCGGATTAGTTGGCATGCTTGGCGTGCAATATACGTACTTTTCTTCCATCGCCACCGGGAATGCTGCGACGGCTACGCTACTGCAATATTTAGCGCCGGTGTATATTGTTTTATATTCATTACTGTAGTTGAGCAATTTCAATTACAATAATTACCATGTAAAAGAGACAAACAGGGTACCCCTTATGCCACGTGGAGCTGTTTTTTCACGGTATCAATGGGAATATTTTGTTTCGCTGCATGGTAAATGAACTCCACGAGGCTATGTCCTTTTCTCTTGCGCAGGAGATCGAGCCCATCCGAAAAATCGCTGTTAGACTCGAATAGGCTGTACACGTAAGCAAGCTGCACCAAGATCCAGTAACGTTTCACCGCTCGATGATGACGAACGCGGTACCCATCGAGTTTCAGCTGGTCTTTCGCTTGACGGAAAAAACATTCGATCGACCAACGCTCGGCATAGTAGCGCAAGATGTCTTCGTCGCTTAGCTCCCAATCGGTGCTCAAGACGCAATGAAGATGTTCCGGTGTCATCGGTTGATCGGCTTTCCAAACAAGTAGCACCACCGCATCATCGAGACCGTTGAGCGCTCCTTCGTAACGATAGACGCGATAGCGCTCTTCTCCCACCGTGACGAGGCGGGTGTCATTCGGTTCGAGATAGCGGGCAAACTGCTTCGCTTGGATGGCGATGCCTTTCGGATAGAGAATCCGGTTCGTCTTAAGCATCGCGATGACGTGGAACCCTTTTTTCAAGCAGGCTTCCACGAGTGCTTTCGATGGATACCAAGAGTCCATCAGTACATAAACAGGACGACTCACATCCAAAGAAGAAAGCATCTCAATCGCGAGTTTTCCTTTGCTTTTTCCAGCCTCCTTGTCGTAGGGGCGAAAAGCAAACGGAAACGCTTGAGTCATCGTATGAACCATGAGCCAAACGAGAGAATGCCCCCAAATCGATTTTTTCTCTGTGTGAGAATAATGCCAATCACACCCTTGAATAGCGCATGTTGCCCGTGACGAAGGCTTCGTTTTTTGGCAAATCGTATCATCGATGGAAACAAAAATGGGTTGATTCTTCTGTTTGGCGATGCGTTCGACACGATGAAGCATCCACTGCTGGAGTTTGCGGAGCAATGTCTCTTCATCCCACGGACTTTTCGTGAAAAAATGGCTCAGTGTCGTGCGATGGTTCGGATGAAAACTCCCATGATGTAGATCGGTCAACGTTCCCGAAAAACCTTTCGTCACCATCGCATCCACGATATGAACGAGATGCTTCATCACAGGTTTCGAGAAATAAAGCGCCAACCCCAACGTCGTGAAAAACTTGTGGATTCCTTGATGATGTGCTAATCTATTCATGAGACATGAACCTCCTTGTGTGAATGGTTGGTAGCACATCTATTCTAACCAAGGAATCGGGTTCATGTCTTCTTTTTTGTCTCAATGTAAATTTATGTTATCGATTTTGCTCATCTACAGTTCATTAGTGAAAGAAAAACAAAAGCCGACGGTGAAAATTAGTTTCGCAGTTTTTTTAGCGCTTGCAGGCACGTTTTTACTAATGACAAACGGCACAACCAATCAGTTTACGGTTTCACTTGTGTCCGTCGTTTGGGGCGTGTTGTCTGGTGGCGCGTTAGCGTTTTATACGCTTGCTTCTGCCAAGCTATTAAAAACGTGGCAGACGATGCTTGTCGTTGGATGGGGGATGGTCATTGGCGGCACGGCGATGTGCTGGCTCATTCCATCGTTTGTCCCAACGAATATCGTATTCGGGGTCGATACGTGGCTATTAATTATTTTTGTCGTTCTTTTCGGGACGCTAATCGCGTTTTTACTATTTGTCGAAAGCATTCGCCATTTATCGCCGACGGAATCAAGTTTGTTGTCAAGCGTCGAGCCGCTATCTGCTGTCCTTGCCTCGATTGTTTTTTTACACGTTCCGTTTGGCATATTCCAAGCTGTCGGAGCAGCATGCATTCTATGGACGGTTTTTCTTCTTTCCGATCTACCGAAAAAACGAATGTACCGCAACATGGAAGGGGTGTAGCGATTCGCTACCCCCTTGTTGTTGCGGACGGAAATGTAATGGTTATCGTCGTTCCTTTTTGGATTTTGCTGTCAATTTTCCACGTCCCGTTCATTGTTTCAATCAATTTGACGGCCACCATCGCTCCGAGCCCTGTCCCTTTTTCTTTCGTGCTGAAATACGGCTCACCAAACCGACTAATTTGCTCGGCTGTCATCCCAATGCCGGTATCTGCAATCGCTACTATCACTTCTTCTCCTTTGCAGGAACAAGAAACGGTGACCGTGCCGCCTATCGGTGTTGCCTCGATGCTGTTTTTTACTAAGTTTAAAAAGCATTGTCGAAAATATTCGGCATTACCAATGATCATACACGGCTGGCACTTTTCAATGAGATGTACTCCATTCATTCTGGCGAATGGCTGCAATAAATGAGCCACTCGCTCCAACTCTTGTCCTACGATGAGCACTTCTTCTTTTTTCGGCGTCGGTTTGGCAAACGTTAAATAGTTGTTAATAATCGTTTCTGCACGGTCGATTTCTTCGAGGGCAATGTGCATGTATCGCTCTTGCGTTTCTTTTGGCATAGGCTGTGACTTCATTAATTGAAGAAATCCTCTTACTACGGTTAACGGATTGCGCACTTCATGAGAAATGCTCGCTGCGAGTTGGCTGACAATCTCCATTTTTTCGATTTTCACAAGCTTTGACCGCATGATGATTGCGTCTTTTAACGTTTCAAGAATGTAGACGATAAATAACATCGCAAACGGTGGGACTAAAATAAAATCAAAAATATAGGAATCGATGACTTGAAAATCAAAAAAGACGACCGCGATGACTGTTACTAAAATGTCAAGCAAAAGCGTCAGCCACATGGATGCAAATAATTTATCCGTACGATTTAGGCGGCGAAAGGCAGGAGAAGCCAAAGCAGCAATGATGAACATCGTGAAGTAGACGGCCACAGTGATCGGTTGAAATCCGTAAAAGAAAAACCGAACGGCAAGCAATATAAGCAACAAGGCGCTTCCTACGGTCCAACCTCCGTATAATGTGCCAATCAGAAATGGGATTTGCCGCAAATCATGAACGCAATTATACGCAATGTAAATCGGGAACTTCATGCACAGTAATAACGGGACTCCTGTGCAAATAATCAAAAGCAGCTGCTTATGACGAGTATTCGTTTTCCACCATTTTCCATGATCATAAATAAAATAATAGACAAACATGCTTGATAAAATGTAAAACAAGTTATTTAAAAGGTTCTGGTTGATATACGTTCCCATACACGATCTCCTAATCGACAAACATTTAACAATACTAATTATACGAAAAGACAGCGGGTTGAAAATACATTTTTCTCACCGAAATAGGGGAAATACGTTGTTTTTTTGTATGACGTGTACTATAATTAATAATACAGTTAGTATACATCATTTGGAAAGGAGGCGGGGTAGGAATGTTTGAGCTTGATATTCGCAGTCGGCAGCCAATTTATGAGCAGCTCGTCGAGAAAATGAAAGAACTCATCATCCATGAAGTATGGCAACCACACGAGCAGTTACCGTCTGTAAGACTGTTAGCGAAAGAGTTGACGATCAATCCGAATACGATCCAAAAAGCGTATCGCGAACTAGAGCACCAAGGCTACATTTATTCCATCCCTGGAAAAGGAAGCTTTGTCGCTCCGCAACCCCCGTCTATGAATCAAGAAAAAGCAGCAACGATGAAACAGCAAATGTTTAAACTATTATGCGAAGCGCTTTATATCGGGATGGCAAAAGAAGAGCTTTTAGCGCTAGTCGAGGCAGCAGAACAAACGGTAAAGGGGGAGAAAAACGATGATTGACGTTCGTGGTGTCCGGAAAGAATTCGCGGATGTAGAAGCGGTGAAAGAGGTGAGCCTTCATGTGGAGCGTGGTTCAATTTATGGATTGCTTGGCTCAAACGGCGCTGGAAAAACGACGCTGTTAAAAATGATCGCCGGCATTTACAAACAAGATCACGGCGACATTTTGATCGCTGGAGAACGAGTTTTTGAAAATACGAGCATTAAACAAAAACTGTTGTTTTTACCGGACGCGCTTTACTTTTTTCCACAAACGACGATTCGGCAAATGGCGCAATTTTATCGCGATGTTTATCCGTCATGGAACGAGGAACGGTTTGTTCAATTACAAGAAGCATTTCCACTTGATCTCGATAAAAAAATTCACCGCATGTCAAAAGGAATGCAGCGACAAGCAGCGTTTTGGCTTGCGTTTTCTGCCATGCCGGATGTGATGATTCTTGATGAACCGCTTGACGGATTAGATGCGGTCATGCGGCAAAAGGTGAAAAATTTACTCGTGCAAGATGTTGCCGAGCGACAGATGACTGTCATCATTTCTTCGCACAATTTGCGCGAAGTGGAAGACCTTTGTGATCATATTGGTATTTTGCATAAAGGCGAAGTGATTTTAGAAAAAGAACTGGACGATGTAAAAGCAGACGTGCATAAAATTCAAGTGGCCTTTCGCGGCGGCATTCCGTCTTCTTTTTTAAGCGGGTTGCATGTCGTGTATCAAGAACAGCGCGGCAGCGTCCTTCTTTGCATCGTTCGCGGGCAAAAAGAGCGGGTAGAATCGTATATTCACCAATTTGAGCCGGTCATTTTCGATGTACTGCCGCTAACATTGGAAGAAATTTTTGTGTATGAAATGGGAGGGGTTGGGTATGCCATCGAAAATATTCTCGTATAACCGTTCGCTATTTGTGCAAAATGTCCGAAACATTGGCTGGATCGGCATTGTTCATCTTCTTTTATTGTTTGCGGCCATTCCGCTGCGGATACTGATGATTTATACGAATCAAAAACGCGATTATTCGCCGGTTTTTCATAACGTGTTTGAGTTTTCCAACGTGTTTCAGGGGATGATTGCGTTTACCGTTCCAGTGCTGTTAGCGATCTTTTTATTCCGCTATATGCAAATGAAACGATCCGCTGATTATATGCATAGCTTGCCGCTTCGGCGTGAAACGTTGTTTTTTCAACAAATGACATTTGGCGCTCTTATGCTCGTTATTCCTGTGCTAGCTACAGTGCTTTTAACGGCTTTGTTATGTCAGTTGCCATTGGAAAATATGCACATTTCTGCCGCGGATCTCGTTCGTTGGACGGCAGAGATGTTACTTATGGAGCTGTTTGTCTTTAGTGCGAGCGTATGGGTAGGTATGTTTACAGGCATATCCGTATTGCAAGGGGCGTTCGCTTACATTTTGTTTTTATTCCCAGCCGGCATTTCAGTACTTATCCTTATGAATATGCGCTATGTGTTGTCCGGATTTGCCGCGGACTATTATTTAAGTGCGAATCTAGAACGGATCGTACCATTTTTCCGGTTTGTAGAACTAGCAGACAAACCGTTGGCTTCGTTCGAAATGGCAAGATATGCGTTGGCAATCGTAGTATGTTACTTATTGTCTATTTGGCTATACAAACAGCGGCATAGCGAAGCGGCAGGTCAAGCGATTGCTTTTCCAGTACTTCAACCGGTCTTTTCATTCGGCGTGACGTTTTGTTTTATGCTCGTTGGCGGGTTGTATTTTGGCGAAACACAGCGAAGCCTCGGTTGGATTTTGTTTGGGTATGTGACGTTTTCTCTTGTCGGGTTTTTTATTGCGTCTGCCATTATTGAAAAAACGTGGCGTATTTTCCACCGTTGGAAAGAATATGCCGTCTTTATCGTGGCAATAGTCGTCATCGGCAGCCTTGTTCGTTTCGACATCACCGGCTATGAAAAGCGCCAGCCAGCGTTATCTGACATTCAGCGCGTCTATTTTGGCGAATCGGTGTATCAATTTGAGCGGCAAACCGAGAAGCAATATATTTCGTACGTTCAATCCGATCAATTTTTACAAACGACGCAAAATATAAAAAACGTGTACGCTTTCCATCGCCAATTAATTGAAGACCGTCCGACGTCGTTTGCGTTCGGAGAAAATACCCGCCAAGTCGTCATCGGCTATGTATTAAAAAACGGGGAAAAAATGGTGAGAATGTACTCGATTCCAATAAACGAGTACAAACCTTTTTACGAAGCGATTATGGAATCACGGGAATATAAACACAACTACTACTTGTTATTGCAAGACAATGTGTCGCCGATTCGTCAAATCACGCTTCGGGCGGAAGAAAAAACGGTTCAAATCGCAGATCCAAAACAAATCGAGTCGTTTATCGCGGTGTTGAAAACGGAGCTAAAAGAAGAGCCATTTACCGAGATGATTTCCCCAACCAATGACTGGGGGACGATTGAACTGTTGCAAGGAGACGGCGACCAAATGCAGCTTTCGTGGAAAAAATCGTACGCTAGAATCGATGCGTGGCTGAAACAACACGACTTGCTTTCCAAAGCAAGAATAACAGCAGACGATATTCAATACGCCATCGTGGTTAAAAACGATGCGCGCACACCGCTTTATAACCTAGTAGAAAATCCGACGTTTGTAAAAGAGCTAGAAACAAGAACCGACGTGTTGCGCATTACGGATAAAAAGCAGCTAGAAGAGTGCTTGCAAAAAGCATCGTCTTATAAAACGGAATCGCGCTATATTATCGCCTTTTACCGTACCGCTCACGCTGAACCAGAATGGCATGTGATCGATGAAGAAGCGCTTCCATCGTTTATTCGCGAGCAATTGCCATAAAAAGTGTCCCGTTAAGGGGCGCTTTTTTTCGTATAAACGAAGCAAAGCCATACATCTTTTAACGATTAAGCTCGTTTTTATTCAAATATTTATTTGAATGTATTGACGGATTGGAAGCTCGTTTCATATACTATATTCAAACCAATATTTGAATATGGAAGGTGCGAAGATGGCAAAAGATATGTGTGAAGTCGTTTGTGTCGATGAAGAGAAAGTGCGTGCGCTAAAAGGGCAAATGGAAGACTTACAGGGAGTACAGCAGCTGTTTAAAGCGCTTGCGGATGGCACGCGGTTAAAGATTATTTATGCATTGACGTTAGAAGAAGAGTTGTGTGTGTGATGTCGCCAATATTATCGGGTCGACAGTGGCCACAGCATCACACCATTTGCGTTTTCTACGCGATATGGGGCTAGCGAAACATCGGAAAGAAGGAAAGCTTGTGTTCTACTCGTTACAAGACGAGCATGTGCATCAGCTTGTATCGATAGCGCTCGTACACGCAAAGGAGTTGAAAAACGATGGAGAATAAACAAGTATATCGGCTTCAAGGGCTTTCTTGTGCGAATTGTGCCGCGCAATTCGAAAAAAATGTGAAAGCGATTGAAACGGTGGAAGAGGCGCATGTCAACTTCGGGGCGGCGAAATTAACGGTCGTTGGCACGGCGACGCTTGACCAATTAGAAAAAGCAGGGGCGTTTGATGGGATTCATGTCATTCCAGAACATGAGCGGAAGGAAGTACCGCACGTTCCCTTTTGGAAAAAACGGGCGAATGTTCTTGCATTCATTTCCGCTGTTTTTCTTGTGATTGGCTACCTCATTTCGTTTGTTAAAGGCGAGCAGCACGGACTAGTGACTGGCATGTTCGCCTTGGCGATTGTCATCGGTGGGTATGATTTGTTTCGAGCAGGGCTAGCGAATTTAGGACGTCTTCAGTTTGATATGAAAACGCTCATGACAATTGCCATCATTGGCGCAGCGCTCATCGGGGAATGGAAAGAAGGCGCCGTTGTTGTGTTTTTATTTGCGGTTAGCGAGGCGCTTGAGCGATACTCGATGGAGCGGGCACGCCGCTCGATTCGCCATTTAATGGATCTTGCACCGAAAAAAGCGCTTGTGCGACGAGGCAATCGAGAATATGAAGTGGATGTCGATGATTTGCAAGTCAATGATATCATCGTCGTTAAGCCAGGCCAAAAAATAGCAGCGGATGGGGTTGTCATCAACGGCGCTTCTTCCGTTAACGAAGCCGCGATTACAGGGGAGTCGCTACCGGTGTATAAAACGGTCGGCGATGACGTGTATGCGGGAACATTGAATGAAGAAGGAGCGCTAGAAGTGCGTATGACGAAGCGAGTGGGTGATTCAACGATTGTGAAAATCATTCATCTTGTCGAAGAAGCGCAAGCGGAACGAGCTCCGTCGCAGCAGTTTGTCGACCGGTTCGCCCGCTATTATACGCCGGCAATTATGGCGATTGCGGCGCTTGTTGCCATTTTGCCACCATTATTGTTTTCAGAGGATTGGAAAACGTGGATTTATCGCGGGTTAGCGGTATTAGTAGTCGGTTGTCCGTGTGCGCTCGTCATTAGCACGCCGGTGGCCATTGTGACCGCCATCGGTCGAGCAGCTCGGCTTGGTGTGTTGATTAAAGGCGGCGTCTATTTAGAAACGTTAGGTCGGCTTCAAGCGATTGCTTTTGATAAAACAGGAACGTTGACA contains these protein-coding regions:
- a CDS encoding EamA family transporter — translated: MSSFLSQCKFMLSILLIYSSLVKEKQKPTVKISFAVFLALAGTFLLMTNGTTNQFTVSLVSVVWGVLSGGALAFYTLASAKLLKTWQTMLVVGWGMVIGGTAMCWLIPSFVPTNIVFGVDTWLLIIFVVLFGTLIAFLLFVESIRHLSPTESSLLSSVEPLSAVLASIVFLHVPFGIFQAVGAACILWTVFLLSDLPKKRMYRNMEGV
- a CDS encoding sensor histidine kinase translates to MGTYINQNLLNNLFYILSSMFVYYFIYDHGKWWKTNTRHKQLLLIICTGVPLLLCMKFPIYIAYNCVHDLRQIPFLIGTLYGGWTVGSALLLILLAVRFFFYGFQPITVAVYFTMFIIAALASPAFRRLNRTDKLFASMWLTLLLDILVTVIAVVFFDFQVIDSYIFDFILVPPFAMLFIVYILETLKDAIIMRSKLVKIEKMEIVSQLAASISHEVRNPLTVVRGFLQLMKSQPMPKETQERYMHIALEEIDRAETIINNYLTFAKPTPKKEEVLIVGQELERVAHLLQPFARMNGVHLIEKCQPCMIIGNAEYFRQCFLNLVKNSIEATPIGGTVTVSCSCKGEEVIVAIADTGIGMTAEQISRFGEPYFSTKEKGTGLGAMVAVKLIETMNGTWKIDSKIQKGTTITITFPSATTRG
- a CDS encoding GntR family transcriptional regulator — encoded protein: MFELDIRSRQPIYEQLVEKMKELIIHEVWQPHEQLPSVRLLAKELTINPNTIQKAYRELEHQGYIYSIPGKGSFVAPQPPSMNQEKAATMKQQMFKLLCEALYIGMAKEELLALVEAAEQTVKGEKNDD
- a CDS encoding ABC transporter ATP-binding protein, with translation MIDVRGVRKEFADVEAVKEVSLHVERGSIYGLLGSNGAGKTTLLKMIAGIYKQDHGDILIAGERVFENTSIKQKLLFLPDALYFFPQTTIRQMAQFYRDVYPSWNEERFVQLQEAFPLDLDKKIHRMSKGMQRQAAFWLAFSAMPDVMILDEPLDGLDAVMRQKVKNLLVQDVAERQMTVIISSHNLREVEDLCDHIGILHKGEVILEKELDDVKADVHKIQVAFRGGIPSSFLSGLHVVYQEQRGSVLLCIVRGQKERVESYIHQFEPVIFDVLPLTLEEIFVYEMGGVGYAIENILV
- a CDS encoding DUF6449 domain-containing protein, encoding MPSKIFSYNRSLFVQNVRNIGWIGIVHLLLLFAAIPLRILMIYTNQKRDYSPVFHNVFEFSNVFQGMIAFTVPVLLAIFLFRYMQMKRSADYMHSLPLRRETLFFQQMTFGALMLVIPVLATVLLTALLCQLPLENMHISAADLVRWTAEMLLMELFVFSASVWVGMFTGISVLQGAFAYILFLFPAGISVLILMNMRYVLSGFAADYYLSANLERIVPFFRFVELADKPLASFEMARYALAIVVCYLLSIWLYKQRHSEAAGQAIAFPVLQPVFSFGVTFCFMLVGGLYFGETQRSLGWILFGYVTFSLVGFFIASAIIEKTWRIFHRWKEYAVFIVAIVVIGSLVRFDITGYEKRQPALSDIQRVYFGESVYQFERQTEKQYISYVQSDQFLQTTQNIKNVYAFHRQLIEDRPTSFAFGENTRQVVIGYVLKNGEKMVRMYSIPINEYKPFYEAIMESREYKHNYYLLLQDNVSPIRQITLRAEEKTVQIADPKQIESFIAVLKTELKEEPFTEMISPTNDWGTIELLQGDGDQMQLSWKKSYARIDAWLKQHDLLSKARITADDIQYAIVVKNDARTPLYNLVENPTFVKELETRTDVLRITDKKQLEECLQKASSYKTESRYIIAFYRTAHAEPEWHVIDEEALPSFIREQLP